A section of the Pseudanabaena mucicola str. Chao 1806 genome encodes:
- a CDS encoding LptF/LptG family permease, with protein sequence MATLQTTHPRKKATKVSQGWLPKLSIMDRYLFTQMLTPFLFGVGAFSSVILAIGSLFELIRLITDSGLSIWTALQIFGYQIPGFMVYSFPMSMLLATLLSYSRMSGDGETTALRSCGVSAYRLVLPALVLSLFVTGMTYVFNEAIVPAANWQSRSTLRAALNQENLQFKKQDIVYQQYGDVPQEDGTTRQGLVRSFYARSFDGKEMRGLTVLDFSQGQIQQILSAESAVWLPEQNVWKFSKGTTYLVGADGNYRSILRFDDQNLKLPRAPLDLAQEQRSAEEMNIEDIRRNIELLRQSGNTKEIRKLEVRLEQKYALPFICVVFAIVGASLGMRPQRTGAAIGFGLSVLIIFGYYLLLFICGALGQVEFLSPIAAAWMPNLIGITAGFIILTRVT encoded by the coding sequence ATGGCAACCTTACAAACGACGCATCCGAGGAAAAAAGCTACAAAAGTGTCGCAGGGATGGCTACCAAAACTATCGATCATGGATCGCTATTTATTCACACAAATGCTAACCCCTTTTTTATTCGGGGTAGGAGCATTTTCATCAGTGATTTTAGCGATCGGATCACTATTTGAACTAATCCGTCTCATTACAGATTCAGGATTAAGTATCTGGACAGCACTTCAGATTTTTGGTTATCAAATTCCTGGATTTATGGTCTACTCATTCCCGATGTCGATGCTACTTGCAACATTGCTTTCCTATAGCCGTATGTCTGGGGATGGTGAGACTACAGCTTTACGCAGTTGTGGGGTGAGTGCGTACCGATTGGTTTTACCTGCATTGGTACTAAGCCTCTTTGTCACAGGGATGACCTACGTGTTTAATGAGGCGATCGTCCCTGCGGCAAACTGGCAATCACGCAGTACATTACGAGCAGCTCTCAATCAAGAAAATCTCCAATTTAAAAAACAAGATATTGTCTATCAGCAATATGGTGATGTACCACAGGAAGATGGCACAACTAGGCAAGGCTTAGTGCGTAGCTTTTATGCTCGTAGCTTTGATGGCAAAGAAATGCGTGGGTTAACCGTCTTAGACTTTTCCCAAGGACAGATCCAGCAAATTTTGTCGGCGGAGTCCGCAGTGTGGTTGCCCGAACAAAATGTGTGGAAATTTAGCAAAGGTACAACCTATCTCGTTGGAGCGGACGGTAATTATCGCAGTATTCTCCGCTTTGATGATCAAAATCTCAAGTTACCCCGTGCACCCCTAGACTTGGCGCAAGAACAGCGTAGTGCTGAAGAGATGAATATCGAGGATATTCGACGCAATATTGAACTACTGAGACAATCTGGCAATACAAAGGAGATCCGCAAGTTAGAGGTCAGACTCGAGCAAAAATATGCACTTCCCTTTATCTGTGTCGTATTTGCGATCGTTGGAGCATCCCTAGGAATGCGCCCACAAAGAACTGGTGCAGCGATCGGGTTTGGCTTAAGCGTATTAATTATTTTTGGCTATTATTTACTGCTGTTTATCTGCGGTGCGCTTGGACAGGTGGAGTTTCTCTCGCCAATTGCTGCTGCATGGATGCCAAATCTAATTGGGATTACGGCTGGATTTATCATTTTGACCCGCGTGACTTAG